The Streptomyces sp. 11x1 genomic sequence GACCTCGCCCTGCGGCGTCTCCATCCGGACGCTGTTCTCGGGGGTGAGGCCGGCCGGCAGCTCGTCGGCGACGTTCGGCGGGTCGGCGATCTGGTACGTGCCCTCGCCGAGCCGGATGTGTGTGCCGTCGGTGATGCCGCGCAGGCTCGCCATGACGTCGCTGATCTTCACCGCCGTCGCGCCGACGCCCTTGGTGAGGTATGTCATCGGGTCGACGATCTTGCCGGCCTTGCCCGCGAAGGAGATCGCCTTGGCGATGGCACCCGCCTTGCCCGCGCCGGAGACCGCTCCGCCCGCGCCGCCCGTGAAGATCGTGGTCAGGACGTTGAAGGTGACCGCCCCGGCCGCCCGGGAGGGGTTCTTGCCCCACTCGTCGTACGCGATCAGCGCCTTGCCGGTCTCCACGACGGCGGTGCGGGAGTCGCGCAGCCAGGAGGGCAGCTTGTCGTCGGGCGCCAGCCAGTACGCGGCGCCCACCACCGGTACGGCCGTGATGACGATGCCGGTGGCGAGCTTGCCGAGGCCGACCCACGCCTGGCCCGCCGCGTCCCAGCCGTTGAAGCCGACCAGCGTGCCCAGGCCCTTGATCGTGCCCCACACGCCGTCCACGACGAAGCCGACCGCGAAGTCCCAGGCGTGCTCGTGGATGTAGTACCAGGGGTTGGACTCCTCCACCGGGTCGCCCCAGGGCAGACCACCGGCGTTGTCGAGGTCCTCGCCCCGGTAGCCGTACATGTTCTCTTTGTTCGAGCCGTCGTTGACGACGAGAGCCTCGCCGCCGACCAGCCCGACGATCTTGTTGTAGCAGTCGCGTTCGGCGGCCTGGAACGCGGCGTACGCGGCGTTGATGTCGGAGCGGCGGTTGTTGTTCTCCTCGACGAGGTCGCCGTCGGCGCGCCACTCGTCGTCGCCCTCGATCTTCGCGCGGAAGGCGATCGCGTCCCGGCGGAGCTGGTCGAACTTCTGCTTGAGCGGGCCGACGGCGGCGGCGTACGTGTCCAGCGCCGAGGCCACGGTCTCCAACTCGGTCGCGAACTCACCGCCCTTGGCCGCCACCGGAGCGGTCGTCGCGAACAGCGCCTCCGCCTCGGGCGCCTTGTAGTACGCGGAGAGGCCGCCGAAGCGGGTGTGGATCGCCGAGCCCGAGTCCTTCAGGGAGGTACCGGCCGAACGGACGCCCGCGATGTGCTGGTCGAGCAGCTCCAGGTTGCCGGTGAACTCAGGGACCTCCTCCGGGATGACGGGGATGTCGTCGCTCACTTCGGCCCCTGCCCGCCGTTCCCGTCGACACCCGGCGGTGGCGGTACGACCGTCGCCTTGAGCGCGTTGGCCTGGTGCGTGGCGGCCATGTCCAGGTCGCCGGTGACGTAGGCGTTGGTGGCATCGGCCGCGCCCTGCACGGAGTCGATGGTCCGCTGCGCCATGTACGCCAGCTTCTGCTGCCGCTCCTGGAGGTACGTGCTCAGCGCCGCCGCGACCGGTCCGACCGGCACCCGTGGCGTGCCCGCGACCACCGGCCCGATCATCGGTCCGTTGAACTGCCCGCCCGGCACGGCCGTACCGGCCGACTCGGCCGCGCTCGCCATGTTCGACACCAGTGAGTTGGCGGCCTTCTCCAGGCCGCCGGCCGCCTCACCGGTCGACTTCAGCGTGGTCTGCACGTTGATCGGATCGATGTCCCAAGCCGGCATCGTCGCTACCCCCGTAACGCCCTGTCGTACCCGTACCCGTACCCGTACGCGTGGTCTGCTCGTCCTTCGCCTCCCCTAGTACACACGAGCAAACGGCACCGAACAGTTCCCACTGCTCGTCGATTCCGTCACAGGTGCTGCGGCCGCTCCGTCCACCCCGCCCATGCCGACGCGATCATGTCCTCGACGCCGTACCGCGCCTTCCAGCCCAGTTCGGCGGCGATCCGGTCCGCCGAGGCGACCACGCGCGCGGGGTCCCCGGGCCGCCGGTCGACGACCACGGGCGGCAGGTCGTGACCGGTGAGCGCGGTGATCCGGTCGACCATCTCGCGCACCGACACGCCCTCCCCGCGCCCGATGTTGAGGGTGAGGTCCGTGCCCGGCGCCTCGCGCAGCAGCCGCGCGGTCGCCAAGTGGGCCTCCGCGAGGTCGACGACATGGATGTAGTCCCGGACGCAGGTGCCGTCGGGGGTCGGGTAGTCGGCGCCGAAGATGTGTGGCGGGGCTCCCTCGGAGAGCTTCTCGAAGACCATGGGGATGAGGTTGAAGACGCCGGTGTCGGCCAGTTCGGGGGTCGCCGCGCCGGCCACGTTGAAGTAGCGCAGGGACGCCGTCGACAGCCCGGTGACCCGGCCCGTGGCCCGGACCAGCCACTCGCCGACCAGCTTGGTCTCGCCGTACGGGCTCATCGGCAGGCACGGCGTCTCCTCGGTGACGAGGTCCACGTCGGGCATGCCGTACACGGCGGCGGAGGACGAGAGGACGAAGGACGCGACCCCGGCGTCCGTGACGGCGGACAGCAGGGTGCGCAGGCCCTCGACGTTCTCCCGGTAGTAGTGCAGCGGCAGTTCGACGGACTCGCCGACCTGCTTCTTCGCCGCGAGGTGCACGACGCCGG encodes the following:
- a CDS encoding DUF6507 family protein, with product MPAWDIDPINVQTTLKSTGEAAGGLEKAANSLVSNMASAAESAGTAVPGGQFNGPMIGPVVAGTPRVPVGPVAAALSTYLQERQQKLAYMAQRTIDSVQGAADATNAYVTGDLDMAATHQANALKATVVPPPPGVDGNGGQGPK
- the galE gene encoding UDP-glucose 4-epimerase GalE, with the translated sequence MTWLITGGAGYIGAHVVRAMLDAGEEAVVYDDLSTGVAERVPDGVPLEVGSILDGERLARVIRDRHVTGVVHLAAKKQVGESVELPLHYYRENVEGLRTLLSAVTDAGVASFVLSSSAAVYGMPDVDLVTEETPCLPMSPYGETKLVGEWLVRATGRVTGLSTASLRYFNVAGAATPELADTGVFNLIPMVFEKLSEGAPPHIFGADYPTPDGTCVRDYIHVVDLAEAHLATARLLREAPGTDLTLNIGRGEGVSVREMVDRITALTGHDLPPVVVDRRPGDPARVVASADRIAAELGWKARYGVEDMIASAWAGWTERPQHL